Proteins co-encoded in one Chitinivorax sp. B genomic window:
- a CDS encoding non-ribosomal peptide synthetase, with translation MTHPIVASPDLPLPEPLPLTTAQYGIWLGQQLDPVNPAYWTAEMVELTGMLDCDVFSDAVLQTLAECDSLHMRYQQRGDQLLQWHGPVAAHLTMPLVDISLQQDPWAAALAWAKADLHQQADLAAGPLFRSVLLRLAPDRHLWYLRVHHIALDGFGYTVLTRRVSQRFQAACTGQLPAAVDWSLKRVIDEDLHYQQGDVRQRDLAFWQTTMAEAPAPVLLGPPVPVAHRVHRVHGVLSASEFALWQAAAAAMQMDWTTWCTAGIVAWLYRQTGATDVTLGLPVMGRLGSVTLTIPCMVMNIVPLRIRFDPAQGFAELVQQVDKAMRTLRPHQRYRYEWLRRDLGRVGGQRRLFGPVVNLMPFDRPLTFHGLTAIAHPVSAGPVEDLAINLSPRAGVLRLDIEANPDGYDHATLQQHRASLFATLHDLAGQPVTPLLAWRPAHAQQMVLLQGAPLATAPVQVLSALIAQVQATPDHPAIEQSGVPTLSYRALLHRVQLMAGWLHAQGVGEGARVALLLPRQPDTIVALLAVLWAGGGYVPLDPASPLARIAMVLEDAQPTMVLTQGDYAALVPAHLPCHHLDAMDLVADSTPLATPNPVPANALAYMIYTSGSTGRPNGVMIGRDALSSYVASATQRFDMCAADRTLQFAPLHFDASIEEIFVTLCNGATLVLRTEAMLESMSQFIAGCTQQRISVLDLPTAFWHELVYSLSDKTAALPASLRLTIIGGEAALAERVIRWRTLVSQQVLLLNTYGPTEATVIATTAELAGPNALQWEGDSVPIGEPLPGESAVVVDDMLQPVGRGVAGELCLMGPALALGYWEREAVTARRFITLTALPDQPRAYRTGDRVMVDEQGQLRYLGRLDDEFKLSGHRIDPSEVETALLSHMQIREAAVIGQILPSGSKRLAAFLVGNDIKPDVAQLRTYLAERLPAVAVPTAYQFLDRLPRNANNKIDRHALRALPVETGTSLATQATPLEQAIIAVWQEVLGAVDLTPEADFFMLGGKSLQAIQVATRLQQRLQREVAVSVLFRYPTVAALAQAMTMAPSSLDPSGLADPLAAVLPIQGGDGPVLFCLHPAEGLSWCYFGLGALLPAQRIVGLQAVGLTGALPVTFEQRIDQHVKAIQQIQPTGPYHLLGWSFGGAAAHAVAVALQAKGEQVAMLAILDSYPSEAWSGRPMPTERDALEALLDINGDPAIDEAGVPLTADVIRERLRRPGSLLNGLSESQMARLTEVALHNMTQFRSAITGRFDGDILMFRAMQRRPDAPDIECWKPYVTGMIDRVEVDSTHADMTKPAPLMKISSILNQRMGCK, from the coding sequence ATGACCCATCCGATTGTTGCCTCGCCTGATTTGCCATTGCCCGAACCTCTGCCATTGACCACAGCACAATATGGGATCTGGCTTGGCCAGCAACTTGACCCCGTCAATCCCGCCTATTGGACAGCCGAGATGGTGGAATTGACTGGGATGCTGGATTGCGATGTGTTTTCCGATGCGGTGTTGCAAACGCTGGCGGAATGCGATTCGCTGCACATGCGCTATCAACAGCGGGGGGATCAACTGCTGCAATGGCATGGCCCTGTTGCAGCACACTTGACGATGCCGCTGGTGGATATCAGCCTGCAGCAGGATCCATGGGCAGCGGCGTTGGCTTGGGCCAAGGCAGATTTGCACCAACAAGCCGATCTGGCGGCCGGGCCGCTGTTTCGCAGTGTGTTGCTGAGGCTCGCGCCTGATCGTCATCTGTGGTACCTGCGGGTACATCATATCGCGCTCGATGGCTTCGGCTACACCGTGCTGACCCGTCGGGTCAGTCAGCGTTTCCAGGCTGCGTGTACCGGCCAGTTGCCAGCGGCTGTTGATTGGTCGCTGAAGCGTGTGATTGATGAGGATCTGCACTATCAGCAGGGTGATGTCAGACAGCGCGATCTGGCTTTCTGGCAGACGACCATGGCTGAGGCACCTGCCCCTGTTTTGCTGGGGCCACCTGTGCCAGTAGCACACCGGGTCCATCGGGTACATGGCGTACTGTCCGCCAGTGAATTCGCACTATGGCAAGCTGCAGCTGCAGCCATGCAAATGGACTGGACCACCTGGTGCACGGCAGGCATCGTGGCATGGCTGTATCGCCAGACCGGTGCAACCGATGTGACGCTGGGTTTGCCAGTCATGGGTCGATTGGGGTCGGTGACGTTGACCATTCCTTGCATGGTGATGAACATCGTGCCACTACGGATTCGATTCGACCCAGCTCAAGGCTTTGCCGAGCTGGTACAGCAGGTGGACAAGGCCATGCGCACATTGCGTCCGCATCAACGCTATCGTTATGAATGGCTGCGACGCGATTTGGGCCGGGTGGGTGGACAGCGACGGCTGTTCGGCCCGGTTGTCAACCTGATGCCGTTCGATCGTCCGCTCACATTTCATGGGCTTACCGCCATCGCTCATCCGGTATCGGCTGGGCCAGTCGAGGATCTGGCTATCAATCTTTCACCACGTGCGGGTGTGCTGCGGTTGGATATCGAAGCCAATCCGGACGGCTATGATCACGCAACATTGCAGCAACACCGTGCCAGCCTGTTTGCAACGCTGCATGACTTGGCTGGCCAGCCCGTGACACCGTTACTGGCATGGCGCCCGGCACATGCGCAGCAGATGGTGCTGCTGCAAGGTGCACCGCTGGCCACGGCGCCTGTGCAGGTCTTGTCTGCGTTGATCGCCCAGGTACAGGCGACGCCGGATCATCCGGCAATTGAACAATCGGGCGTGCCAACGTTGAGTTATCGGGCCTTGTTGCATCGGGTACAGTTGATGGCAGGTTGGCTGCATGCCCAAGGCGTCGGCGAAGGCGCGCGCGTGGCGCTGTTGTTGCCGCGCCAGCCCGATACCATTGTGGCCTTGCTGGCCGTGTTGTGGGCGGGCGGCGGTTATGTGCCGTTGGACCCGGCCAGCCCATTGGCGCGCATTGCCATGGTGCTGGAAGACGCCCAGCCAACCATGGTGTTGACGCAGGGTGATTATGCGGCGCTGGTGCCGGCCCACTTGCCTTGCCATCATCTGGATGCGATGGACCTTGTCGCTGACAGTACGCCATTGGCGACCCCAAACCCGGTGCCGGCCAATGCGCTGGCCTACATGATCTACACGTCCGGTTCCACGGGGCGTCCCAATGGCGTCATGATCGGGCGCGATGCCCTGAGCAGTTATGTGGCATCGGCTACCCAGCGTTTCGACATGTGTGCCGCCGATCGCACTCTGCAATTTGCCCCATTGCATTTCGACGCCAGTATCGAGGAAATCTTCGTCACGCTGTGCAATGGCGCCACATTGGTGCTGCGGACGGAAGCCATGCTGGAGTCCATGTCGCAGTTCATTGCTGGTTGTACTCAACAGCGGATCAGTGTGTTGGACCTGCCAACTGCGTTCTGGCACGAGCTGGTATACAGCCTGAGTGACAAGACCGCGGCATTGCCAGCCAGCCTGCGTCTGACCATCATTGGTGGCGAGGCGGCACTGGCCGAACGGGTCATCCGTTGGCGAACGTTGGTGTCGCAGCAGGTGCTGTTGCTGAATACCTATGGTCCGACGGAAGCGACGGTGATTGCCACCACAGCTGAACTGGCCGGGCCCAATGCCTTGCAATGGGAGGGCGACAGCGTGCCTATCGGCGAGCCCTTGCCTGGCGAGTCCGCCGTCGTGGTGGATGACATGTTACAGCCGGTTGGTCGCGGTGTGGCTGGAGAGTTGTGTCTGATGGGGCCTGCGCTGGCATTGGGTTACTGGGAACGCGAGGCCGTGACGGCACGCCGGTTCATTACCTTGACTGCCTTGCCGGATCAGCCGCGTGCCTATCGAACCGGTGACCGGGTGATGGTCGATGAGCAAGGCCAGTTGCGATATCTGGGCCGATTGGATGATGAATTCAAGCTGTCCGGTCATCGGATTGATCCGTCGGAAGTCGAAACCGCCTTGCTCAGCCACATGCAGATTCGGGAAGCTGCGGTGATCGGGCAGATACTGCCCAGTGGTAGCAAGCGGTTGGCGGCTTTTCTGGTTGGCAACGACATCAAGCCCGATGTAGCACAATTGCGCACCTATCTGGCTGAGCGCTTGCCAGCTGTGGCAGTGCCAACGGCCTACCAGTTTCTGGATCGTTTGCCACGCAATGCCAACAACAAGATTGACCGTCATGCCTTACGTGCCTTGCCGGTTGAAACCGGTACATCGCTGGCGACACAGGCCACACCGCTGGAGCAAGCCATCATCGCGGTCTGGCAAGAGGTGCTGGGTGCTGTTGATCTGACTCCGGAAGCCGATTTTTTCATGCTGGGTGGCAAATCACTGCAGGCCATTCAAGTGGCTACCCGTTTGCAACAACGGTTGCAACGTGAAGTGGCGGTATCGGTATTGTTCCGGTACCCAACGGTGGCCGCGTTGGCACAAGCCATGACGATGGCACCAAGCAGTCTGGACCCATCTGGCCTGGCTGACCCGCTGGCCGCAGTGTTGCCGATTCAGGGTGGGGATGGCCCGGTATTGTTTTGTTTGCACCCTGCGGAAGGGTTGTCCTGGTGCTATTTCGGGCTGGGGGCGTTGTTGCCGGCGCAGCGTATTGTCGGTTTGCAGGCCGTGGGATTGACAGGGGCATTGCCCGTCACCTTTGAGCAACGTATCGATCAACATGTGAAAGCAATCCAGCAGATTCAGCCAACGGGTCCTTACCACTTGCTGGGCTGGTCATTTGGCGGCGCGGCCGCCCATGCTGTCGCTGTTGCTTTGCAGGCGAAAGGTGAGCAGGTGGCGATGTTGGCCATTCTGGATTCCTACCCCAGTGAAGCATGGTCGGGGCGCCCCATGCCGACAGAACGTGACGCATTGGAAGCTTTGCTGGACATCAATGGGGACCCGGCAATCGATGAGGCTGGGGTGCCGTTGACCGCCGATGTGATCCGTGAGCGTTTGCGCCGCCCAGGCAGCCTGCTGAATGGTTTGAGCGAATCACAGATGGCTAGGTTGACTGAGGTTGCGTTGCACAATATGACCCAGTTCCGGTCTGCAATCACTGGCCGGTTTGACGGGGACATTTTGATGTTCCGTGCCATGCAGCGACGGCCAGATGCGCCGGACATCGAATGCTGGAAACCATATGTAACTGGCATGATTGACCGCGTGGAGGTTGACAGCACCCATGCAGATATGACAAAACCAGCACCTTTGATGAAAATAAGCTCCATTCTCAATCAGAGGATGGGGTGCAAATGA
- a CDS encoding TonB-dependent receptor: MSKPRSPRLSLKPLALSLTIVCIGQTQAQNDTMLDPVQITAERGSDTNTVVRAKRIEVEQAVSLQDLFNQTPEVSVGGGLPMTQKLYVRGLNERMLTVTIDGAAQPESAYHHTGQIMIEPELLKRVEVEAGTGAATAGPGALAGAVRFTTKRAEDMLRPGERAGALFKGGYQHAAKGKKYLGTVFGKLSDQVSLLASMSNLDTEEYQDGHGNKITNSATETRNDFVKLGLKPADGQRIELAHQRFEDEGLRNKRTNLIPGPKNGTERQRTERRSTTLNYDIATQNPLLSLHLLTFANDNNIRLNMSQPTAEKHGTHSRGIKLYNVSRIGNHKLTYGVDYRRDIGFSEVPGKSAEDDRVTVNSIFAQDDIAIGDQWLLGAGARYDRFKYSDGAGHQFESSGLSPSASVAFLPVEGLTLRLSHARSLRGVGVIEPFLKVHQPNADQIDPEKARNNEFSAKWQSGPVFVNGAVYQQHIDNYIAYDGGRRNVGHIRSKGYSLSGGFRTGQLSASLGMSHTKPRLNGKPFTDGEALLLGNSVGRTWVAQLDYDLPAQHVKLGWTSRLNERLKDVPADTASKAGYNVHDVYVQWQPTGKDDVSLTLTVNNLFDRYYVDQASFAGTGLPEPGRDVRLSLGWRI, encoded by the coding sequence ATGTCCAAACCGCGTAGTCCCCGCCTGTCCCTCAAACCCCTGGCACTCTCGCTGACCATTGTCTGTATCGGGCAAACCCAGGCACAGAACGACACCATGCTTGACCCGGTTCAAATCACTGCCGAGCGAGGCAGTGACACCAATACGGTGGTTCGCGCCAAGCGCATTGAGGTTGAGCAAGCAGTCAGCCTGCAAGACCTGTTCAATCAAACCCCGGAAGTCAGCGTAGGTGGCGGCCTGCCCATGACACAAAAGCTGTATGTTCGTGGCTTGAACGAGCGCATGCTGACCGTCACCATCGATGGCGCAGCACAACCCGAATCAGCCTACCACCATACCGGCCAGATCATGATCGAACCGGAGCTGCTAAAACGTGTAGAAGTGGAAGCCGGCACCGGTGCGGCGACAGCCGGCCCGGGCGCGTTGGCGGGTGCGGTACGGTTCACCACCAAGCGTGCGGAAGACATGCTGCGCCCCGGCGAACGTGCAGGGGCGCTGTTCAAGGGTGGCTATCAGCATGCGGCCAAGGGCAAGAAATATCTCGGCACGGTTTTTGGCAAGCTGTCTGATCAGGTTTCGCTGCTGGCCAGCATGAGCAATCTGGATACCGAAGAATACCAGGATGGCCATGGCAACAAGATCACCAACAGCGCCACCGAAACCCGCAATGATTTCGTCAAACTGGGGCTGAAGCCCGCTGATGGCCAGCGTATCGAACTTGCCCATCAGCGTTTTGAAGACGAAGGCCTACGCAACAAGCGCACCAACTTGATCCCCGGCCCCAAGAATGGAACCGAGCGCCAACGTACCGAACGCCGTTCCACCACATTGAACTACGATATCGCGACTCAAAACCCGTTGCTGTCATTGCACTTGCTGACCTTTGCCAATGACAACAATATCCGGCTCAACATGAGCCAGCCAACTGCTGAAAAACATGGCACCCACAGTCGCGGTATCAAGTTGTATAACGTGTCACGCATCGGCAACCACAAGCTGACCTATGGTGTGGACTACCGTCGTGATATTGGTTTCTCGGAAGTCCCAGGTAAGTCTGCCGAAGATGATCGCGTCACGGTCAACAGCATTTTTGCGCAGGACGACATCGCCATCGGTGACCAATGGCTGCTGGGGGCGGGTGCCCGTTATGACCGCTTCAAATATAGCGATGGTGCTGGCCACCAGTTTGAAAGCAGCGGCTTGTCACCCAGTGCCAGTGTGGCTTTCCTGCCTGTCGAAGGTTTGACCCTGCGCCTGAGCCATGCCCGTTCCCTGCGTGGTGTAGGTGTTATCGAACCCTTCCTGAAAGTGCATCAACCCAATGCCGATCAGATCGATCCAGAAAAGGCACGCAACAATGAATTCAGCGCCAAATGGCAATCTGGCCCAGTTTTCGTGAATGGCGCGGTCTATCAGCAGCATATCGACAACTATATCGCCTATGATGGTGGCCGCCGCAATGTCGGTCATATCCGCAGTAAGGGTTACAGCCTGAGCGGTGGTTTCCGAACTGGTCAGCTGTCAGCCAGCCTGGGCATGTCACATACCAAGCCGCGCCTGAATGGTAAGCCGTTTACCGATGGCGAAGCACTGTTGCTGGGTAATTCGGTCGGTCGGACCTGGGTTGCCCAGCTTGATTACGATCTGCCCGCGCAGCATGTCAAACTGGGTTGGACCAGCCGTCTGAACGAACGGTTGAAAGATGTACCTGCCGACACTGCCTCCAAGGCTGGTTACAACGTGCATGATGTGTATGTGCAATGGCAACCGACTGGCAAGGATGATGTCAGCCTGACCTTGACCGTCAACAATCTGTTTGACCGCTATTACGTAGACCAGGCCAGCTTTGCCGGCACCGGCCTGCCAGAGCCGGGTCGCGATGTACGCCTGAGCCTGGGTTGGCGAATCTGA
- a CDS encoding siderophore-interacting protein, whose product MSNTSSRNPPRLLRVRRTEQLTPHMRRVWLSGDALSGFPTGSEGRHIKLMLARSGQAEPVLPTLGPDGPIWPPADVRPITRTYTVAAYDEAAGELAVDLVLHGDNGPASRWINHAMEGDAIGVAGPAAPPLFRETADWYLLIGDPSSIPLLRAVLCALPAQAKGMALIEVPDQAEIQPLIGPAGVTIEWFDRQGAPAGDSTLLLDSLQRRQLPDGQPSVTLAGESNQVVAIRDWLLKVCQVSRHMMYAVPYWKDRLTEEAYHHERHRIMDELEETTASDA is encoded by the coding sequence ATGAGCAATACATCCTCTCGTAATCCACCGCGCCTGTTGCGTGTGCGCCGTACCGAGCAACTGACACCTCATATGCGCCGCGTCTGGTTGTCTGGCGATGCGTTGTCTGGCTTTCCGACGGGTAGCGAGGGCCGGCACATCAAGCTGATGCTGGCTCGCTCAGGTCAGGCCGAACCGGTGCTGCCAACCTTGGGCCCGGATGGCCCGATCTGGCCACCGGCAGATGTCCGCCCGATTACGCGAACCTACACCGTGGCGGCCTATGACGAGGCGGCTGGCGAATTGGCAGTGGATCTGGTGCTGCACGGTGATAATGGCCCCGCATCTCGCTGGATCAACCATGCGATGGAAGGGGATGCCATCGGCGTGGCGGGCCCGGCGGCTCCCCCCTTGTTCCGTGAAACAGCCGATTGGTACCTGTTGATTGGTGATCCGTCGTCCATTCCCTTGTTGCGTGCGGTGTTGTGCGCATTGCCGGCTCAGGCCAAGGGCATGGCCCTGATCGAAGTACCTGACCAGGCCGAGATTCAGCCGCTGATTGGGCCAGCAGGGGTGACCATTGAATGGTTCGATCGCCAGGGCGCCCCCGCTGGCGATAGCACCTTATTGCTTGATAGTCTGCAACGGCGGCAATTGCCGGATGGTCAGCCATCGGTCACCCTGGCAGGGGAGAGCAACCAGGTAGTGGCGATCCGTGACTGGTTGCTGAAGGTGTGCCAGGTATCGCGCCATATGATGTATGCCGTACCGTATTGGAAAGACCGATTGACCGAAGAAGCCTATCACCATGAACGCCACCGCATCATGGATGAATTGGAAGAAACAACAGCAAGCGACGCTTGA